In Candidatus Schekmanbacteria bacterium, the DNA window ACATCACTGCCGCAGATACCACTCGCTATTATTTTTACAAGCAATTCGCCTGCGCCAATTTTAGGCACAGACATTTCTTCTATACGGATATCTTTATTATTGTAATATACTGCGGCTTTCATCTACTTTATATCTATTTAGCCTGTTTAAGCTCTTGAAATAACTCTCCTGCTTCCTTCGCTGTAGCTTTTTTGTGAATAATAGCCCTCAGAGCTTTGATCATAGCCACTGGATGTGGGTTTTGCCATATATTGCGTCCGAGATTTACACCAATTGCTCCCTTTTGCATACCGTCATAGACAAAATCGAAAACTTCCTGTTCTGTTTCAACCTTGGGTCCCCCTGCCATTACAACTGGTACCGGACAACCGCCTGTTACCTTATCAAAATTTTCACACCAGTATGTTTTCACTACCTTTGCGCCGAGCTCTGCCGCAATTCTGCATGCAAGCCCCAAATAACGATGGTCTCTTTTTTCAAGTTCTTTGCCAACTGCTGTAACTGCCATTACCGGAATACCGTAGCGTTCACAATCATTTACGAGATTTGCCAAATTTAATAGCGTCTGCTTTTCATATTTACTGCCTACAAAGATAGATATGCCAACAGCAGATGCATTCAGCCGAATGATATCATCGATCGATGTAGTAATCCCCTCATTTGCCAAATCTTCACCTACCATACTTGTCCCGCCTGACACACGAAGAATGATTGGAATGCTTCCTTCAGGTACTACACACGAGCGAAGCACTCCTCTTGTAACAAAAAGTGCATCCGCATATCTCAAAAGCGGCTTGATTGTTTCCCCGGGTTTTTCAAGTTTTGTCGTTGGTCCTTGAAAATAGCCATGGTCTATGGGCAAAAACATACAATGCCCGTCAGATTTGATAAGCTGTGACAAACGATTTCTCATTCCCCAATCCATAAAATCATTCCTCCATCAATTATCAAAATTAAAAAAGTCTATTTTTCAGGCCTTACAATCAGATAACCTTTATCAATAAGCCAATGATGGAATTCATAAGTTGTATGCCTGCAGTTGGTCTTGCAGATACTTCTTATCCTTTCATACTCCTCTGTGCCTTCCTTTTGAGCTTCAAGGTCTAATTGGACAGGACATTTTATGTCTTTACAGTACTCTCTTCTTTGATAATCTATGTATCCTTCTATTGACATTTTGTCTCCTTTGCTTAAATCTTTTTGTTGATATCTATTATCACCTTTATGTCGGAAGTTAATATTTTAATGGCATTCAAAAGTCAATTATTCTTAACTAAAAAGTTTCTTGATTGCAAATTTTAATAATTTATATACTCTAAAGGCAATCTTTTTAGAAGCATATTGAAGAAGAATGTTTAATTTTGCATTTAAGACGAAAGGAGTTTTTTATGGACTTTTTTGAAAGATGTTACGCAAAAGAAACGTCAATTGTAGCAAGGAAAATTGCCGATGAAATAATTTTAGTACCTGTAAGAAAGAATGTTGGAGATTTAGAAAGTATTTATACCCTGAATGAAGTTGGTGCTAAAATCTGGGAATTGATTGATGGTAAAAGAAAGATCAAAGATATTAGAGACGCAATACTGGAGGAATTTGACGCTACCGAAGAACAGGTAAATGAAGATTTAAGGGAATTTATAAAAAAGTTCGAAGAAATAGGCGGGATAAAGTTAATTAAAAAATTTTAGAATGACTGCTGACTGCATACATATTCCAATCTCTGAATATAGTGAATTCAGCAAAAGAATTCATGAAAAGGCAAAGGAAACACGAATACCTCTTGGCGGTTCAATAGAAATAACATCAAGATGCAATCTCAACTGTCTCCACTGCTATATCAACTCTCCGATAGACAATGCCAAAAAAGAAGAAAGAGGAGAATTGACTACAGAGGAAATCTTCAAAATTCTCGACTCCATTGCAGAAGAGGGATGTCTATGGCTTCTGCTGACAGGAGGTGAACCATTATTAAGAAAGGATTTTTTTGAAATATACAATTATGCAAAAAAGAAAGGATTCTTAATTACTCTTTTTACCAATGGAACTTTGATTGACGAAAAAACAGCAGATTATCTTGCAGATTGGCGCCCTTTTGCCGTTGAAATATCTGTTTACGGACGAACAAAAGAAACCTACGAAAAGATGACTGCCGTAAAGGGGTCATATGAAAAATTTCTCAATGGGTTGGAACGAATTCATAAAAGAAATATTTCTTTAAAATTGAAAGCCGTCGTAACATCAGTCAATATCTCAGAGCTCGATGAAATAAAGAGATGGGCTACGGAAGAACTGAACCTCCCCTTTCGTTTCGACCCTCTCATCAATATGACTTTAAATGGAAATGTGCGGCCCAAAAAAGTAAGGATATCAGCAGAAGATGTCGTCAAATTGGATGTCAACGACAAGGAAAGAATGGCAGAATGGAAGAAGTTTTGCGATAAATTTCTTGGTACTCCAAACAATGATTCCCTATTTCTATGCGGCGCTGGAATCAATTCTTTTCATATAGATTCTTACGGCAATTTGACTCCCTGCATACTTGTACGCTCTGAAAGCTATTCCCTTCGCAGTGGAAATTTCAAGGACGGTTATTATAACTGGATGCCCAAAGTATTATCCAAGAAAAGAACGAAAAAATCGAAATGTATCTCCTGTAATTTAGTCGCAATGTGCGGACAATGTCCCGGATGGGCAGAGCTTGAATGCGGAGATATGGAAAAACCTGTAGAGTATCTCTGTAAAATTGCTCACCTTAGAGCTGAAAAATTCTTTCAAGAATGGGAAAAGAACAAATAATCTGTGAAAAAAATTATCTGAAATGGATTCTGTAAAATTAAATATAGCAGATATAATAATTGAAGTTGAAACAGAAACAGCCAATCTCACTTTCACTGACGACCAAGCCCATAAAAAATTCATAGTTGAAGATGGCACCCCTCATATTAAATTATTTGCTCATTATGGAAAACTTCCGAACATAAAACTTGGGAAACTCATTTTCGACTCAGAAAGCGTTTGGAAATTATATTCGTCGATCGATGACGACAAAGTTGTGTTTACGCTTCATTCTCCGCCAAACGCTGAAACTCCCTATTCGATAGCCGTAATCGATAAAAGCTTTAGGAAAGGAGAAATCTATCTTTCCAATTCAGCACTACCGGAAGAAAGTCCATCACCGAACCCGCTCAATTACCCACTTGATGAACTAATAATGCTGTCTATCCTTTCGAAAGGTTACGGGATCATTCTTCATTCCGCCTGCGTCTCAGATAATGGAAGAGGAATGCTTTTTACAGGAACTTCCGGAGCTGGTAAAAGCACGATATCTGCTATTTGGAAAAATAAGGATGGTGTAACAGTGCTTACCGATGAAAGGGTCATCATCAAGAAGGAAAACAGCAGATATGTCGCCTATGGCACACCATGGCACGGTACTGCAAAAATCCATTCCCCTGAAAAAACTAATTTAGATGGAATTTTTTTCATAAAGCACGGTAAAGAAAATAATGCCAAACCACTCAATAAGATCGATGCTGTATCAAGATTCATAGCAAGAGCTTTCCCGACTTATTGGGATAAAGAAGGGATGGAGTTTTCTCTCAATTTTGCTTCTGCAGTAGTCGAAAATGTCTCCTGTTTTGAACTGTATTTTACACCTGATGATGGAGTTGTAGATTATGTCCGCTCAATCAAAAAACAATGAGACGGGTAATTCTGAAAGCAAACTCTTCAAGGAACTTTCAGAGGAAATTTTGAAGAGGAACCATATTCTAAGATTTGAGGCAAGAGGAGGAAGTATGCACCCCTTCATCAAGGACAGAGACATAATTAAGATAAAAAAGATAGACCCAAAAAAGTTGAAAAAAGGAGACATCATCTTTTTTTCTTCAAACGATAATAAGATGATTGCCCACAGAATAATCAAAATCAAAGGTTCTGAAAACAAGCCACTGACTTTTTTGACAAAAGGAGATGCTTGCACAAACTACGATATGGAAGTACCAGAATCAAAGGTGCTTGGAAAAATTATCTCTATTGAACGAAATGGGAAAGAAATGTCTGAAGAAAACTTGTTGGCGCAGTTTAAAAATTTCATAATTTCTAAAATTTCACCCTTTTCGTTTATCCTTTATCCAGTGGGGCAGAAAGCAAAAAAAATAGGTATGACACTGCTCAAAAAATGAAATACAAAAAAATCAACAGTCTTATATTTAATCTGACTCTTGGAAGAATCGATGAAGCTGAAAGCATCGTAAAATCAGCTGAAAGAGAAGGTATGCCTATCGATTGGGAGGCGCTTGTCGATTTAGCCGCATATCACGGCGTCGCTTCAATTATCTACAAAAATATAAAAGATATAAAACCACGGTTTGTTGACAACTCTTTCCTATCAGAAATAGAATCTTACTACTACGGAATAGCAGGAAAAAATACAAACTATTTTGCTGAGATGGACAAGATTCTTTTGACCTTAAACGATTCTGGTGTAGATACTATTCTTCTCAAAGGTGCGGCATTGGGAGAAACGGTTTATAATAACATTGCATTAAGGCCCATTGAGGATATCGACCTTCTTGTAAAAAGGTTTGATTTTCCTGCGGCAAAAGCTGCATTCAAGAGATGGGGTTATGATGTCCATGAAAAGATTTTCCCATCCCGCATTCATAAGGAAATCGAAATGGAAAGGCATAAGCCATTCGAAAAATACGAAAGCGAACTTCATTTCTTCGACAAGAAAAACCGCTTCTTCTTCGACATTCATTGGAATCTGCTGATTGTCTGTGAATCAGGAATTGCAGAAGCTATTCAGCTGAATATGGATAAAATATGGCAGAGAATAAAAGAGATAAGCACAGGCGAGGCATATGCATATACAATGTCTGATGAAGACAATCTCATCTACCTATGCCTCCACCTTCGTGAGAGACACTTTGAAAAGGCGCGCTCACGCTTGATTTGGTGGTATGATGTCTATATGCTCCTAAAGCAATCCCTGAATACTTTGGACTGTGCTTATTTTCTCAACACTGTATCTGAATACGGCGCTGAAAAATCTGTTTTTTCAATAATCAAAACTGTTAAAACCCTATTTGGGATAGAGCTTCCTAAAGAAATAGATGATGCCATTGGAGATGATATAGAAACTTTTGAACTCAATAAACTTATCCCCGAGCCAACAGACCAGATAAAATATCAAAGAGTTTTCGTAGAGAGAGACTATCTTGCTGAAATCAAAAACATCAAAGGAATTACCAAAAAAATTCGCATTCTAATCGGTGATATCTTTCCTGACAGCAGATATATGGTTTCTTATTACCGTATTGAAAACAAAGCCCTTCTTCCATTATATTATCTCATAAGGTTCAAAAATGTCCTCATCAAAGGGTTGAAAGCAGCGAATCAGTTGATAAAAAACAATCAATAGAAGAAAAATTCATCTTCTCTGCCCAACCTTCCTTAGCCGTAAGAATTCTCTACAGAGATCAAACAGGCAAAGAAGAAGGGGTTTTTACGAAATTTTCTATATTGAATTCGGTCAGCTTGCCGTTTTCCATTCTATATGCCTTATCGACATTGGCAAGGAGTGAAAGTCTATGGGTAACAATAATCACAGTTTTATCTTTCGTGATTTCATTCAATGTTTCCTGTATTGCGTTTTCGTTGTATGAATCGAGATTTGATGTCGGCTCATCAAATAGTAAAATAGGAGGATTTTTAAGAAGCACTCGGCTTATAACAATTCTCTGCCTTTCCCCTCCTGACAATTTATCTCCCAATTCTCCAATGCGGGTATTATAGCCTTTGGGAAGCGTCATTATAAAATCATGTATGCTTGCCTGTTTCGCCGCCTCCATAATTTCCTCATCTGTGGCATCCGGTTTTCCAAGAGCGATATTTTCCTTGATAGACATATCGAAAAGATGTGAATCAGGCGCCACTACAGACATCAAATCAAATATTGAGCGCATAGAAATTTTTCTTATATCCTTGCCGCCAATCTTTATCTCTCCGGATTCATATTCCCAAAACCGCATCAAAAGTTTTAGAATTGTGCTCTTCCCACAACCGCTTTCACCAACAATTGCTATACACTGCCCCTGAGGTATAGTTAAATTGAATTTATTCAAGACAAGAGGAGCATCCTTCTTATATCTGAAATCGACATCCTTGAATTCTATATCGTATCTCGTAGGCAATTCGTCCGTGCTGTCAGGATGCTCAACAACTGCCGGCTCTTCATCAATAATCTTGAAAAGCCGCTCTGCTGAAGCGAAGGATTCTGTCAAGTAATGCGACAAAACACTGACTGAAAAGAGAGGCACAAAGGCGCTCACTGAAGCAGTAGTTGTTACGATAACCCCTTGAAGACTCAAATTGCCGGAAAAATAACCTTTTAATGAAACTATCAGAGTAAGTATATTGGCTAACATTATCAAACAGTTGACTACACCAAACAACCAACCCTGTCTCGAAGAATGACCTCCCTTCAATTGGTTGAGATAATGGCCTCTTTTTACAATCTCTTTCTTTCGGTTTTCTCCCTGATTATAAAGAAGTATTGTTTCCAATCCCTGAAGCGAATCTGTAAGATAAGCGTTTGTTTCACCCAAAGTGGAACGAATCTGCTGTCCTGTTTTCCTGACATATCTCTCCCATGCAATAGGAATCACTACCGCTAGAATGAACTGAAAAGGAAGAATGACAAATGGCAAGACCCACCACCACATACCCATAAAAATCAGCACCGCCAAAGACACGGCAAAAGCAATAGCGAATGGTGAAATCGTATGAGCAAAAAATACCTCGATTATTTCTAAATCTCCGCCAATCCTTGAAATGACATCACCGCTTCTTTTGTCAAGAAGCTTAGCAGGTACAAGTGGCTCAATTTGTTTGTAAAATTCTGTCCTCAGATGGGCAAGCAGCCTGAATGCAACATCGTGGTTGCCGAGCTGTTCAAGATAAGAACAGACAGCCTTTGACAGCCCAAAGACAAAAAGGAGAGCAATTGAAAATGTTCCCGGCTTCTCTGCGTCTGGAATTATGAACAATGAAATAAGGTAAGCGCCCCATGTTATGATAGCGATATTTGACAGATGGTTTAAAATGCCAAAGAAAATTGCATAAAGCATCTTGCCTGTAACGGGCTTAATCATTTTAAAAAGCCGCCAAATGATACTGATTCTTGACATCTCTTTATTCTTATCTTCCATAATCATCCTTCCTTTTTAAAATTGACATCTCATATTGTGCAAATATTCAGCTTGTAATAGCAGGCTGTTCATATTTATTCTGAGTTCTAACAAGATTTGCATATACGCCATTCTTTTCAATGAGCTCCTTGTGAGTTCCTGTTTCAACTATCTTTCCATCTTTTAGAGTCATAATCTTATGGGCATCTCTAACTGTCCTCAAGCGATGTGCAATTACAAGAGTCGTCTTTGTTTTTGCTATCTCCTGCAATGTTGCCTGTATCTTTTCTTCATTTTCAGAATCAACATTTGATGTAGGTTCATCGAGAATGAGAATAGGAGCATTCTTGAGAAGAGCACGGGCTATTGAAATTCTCTGTATCTGTCCGCTTGAAAGATTCTTTGCTTGCTCGACCAAAGACGCATCGAGTTTCTCAGGAAGAGAAACAACAAAATCATATATTCCAGCGCCTTTGCAGGCTTCAAGAAGCTCTTCATCTGTTGCATCGGGCTTTGCAATCAAGAGATTTTCTCTGATTGAGCCATGGAAAAGATATGTGCGCTGTGAAACCATTGCTATTTTATTTCTAATGTCAACAGGATCGATTTCACTCAGCGGTACTCCTCCAACAGTGATTCTTCCGGAATTGGGTTCATAAAACCTGACTATTAGGTTTGCCACCGTTGATTTTCCGCTACCACTCTCACCTACGAGTGCTGTTATTTTTCCTGTTTCTATTTCAAAGGTTGCATTTTTAAGGACAGGATTTCTGTCTTCTGCATATGAAAAAGTAACATCTTCAAATCTTATATCCAGATTATCACCTTTGATTTTCTTCTTTCCCTTTCTTCTTGCCAATACATGTCTGTCAGGCTCCTTATTGAGAAGCTCGAGAATAGATTTGGATGAAGATATTCCTTGCATAGCAACATGCGTATAAGCGCCAAGAATTCGGAGTGGACGGAAGAACTCATAGGCAATCAAAACTATGACTGCGGCGCTGCCTATGCTTAAAAGCCCGGACTGCATATATTTTATGGCAAGTGTAATGCCGACTGCAGTGCCGCACATTGAAATAATGTCCATCGAAAGAGTGGAAGTTATATTCGAATAGAGAAGCTTCATTGTTCTGATGCGGAAATTTTCACTTTTTGTCCCTATTTCTTCCTTTCTTTTTCCAACAAGGCCAAATGTTTTTAAGGTCGTAATCCCCTGAAGCGAATCGAGGTAGTAAGCATGCAGATTTT includes these proteins:
- a CDS encoding 3-hydroxy-5-phosphonooxypentane-2,4-dione thiolase, translating into MDWGMRNRLSQLIKSDGHCMFLPIDHGYFQGPTTKLEKPGETIKPLLRYADALFVTRGVLRSCVVPEGSIPIILRVSGGTSMVGEDLANEGITTSIDDIIRLNASAVGISIFVGSKYEKQTLLNLANLVNDCERYGIPVMAVTAVGKELEKRDHRYLGLACRIAAELGAKVVKTYWCENFDKVTGGCPVPVVMAGGPKVETEQEVFDFVYDGMQKGAIGVNLGRNIWQNPHPVAMIKALRAIIHKKATAKEAGELFQELKQAK
- a CDS encoding PqqD family protein — its product is MDFFERCYAKETSIVARKIADEIILVPVRKNVGDLESIYTLNEVGAKIWELIDGKRKIKDIRDAILEEFDATEEQVNEDLREFIKKFEEIGGIKLIKKF
- a CDS encoding radical SAM protein; translated protein: MTADCIHIPISEYSEFSKRIHEKAKETRIPLGGSIEITSRCNLNCLHCYINSPIDNAKKEERGELTTEEIFKILDSIAEEGCLWLLLTGGEPLLRKDFFEIYNYAKKKGFLITLFTNGTLIDEKTADYLADWRPFAVEISVYGRTKETYEKMTAVKGSYEKFLNGLERIHKRNISLKLKAVVTSVNISELDEIKRWATEELNLPFRFDPLINMTLNGNVRPKKVRISAEDVVKLDVNDKERMAEWKKFCDKFLGTPNNDSLFLCGAGINSFHIDSYGNLTPCILVRSESYSLRSGNFKDGYYNWMPKVLSKKRTKKSKCISCNLVAMCGQCPGWAELECGDMEKPVEYLCKIAHLRAEKFFQEWEKNK
- a CDS encoding signal peptidase I, coding for MSAQSKNNETGNSESKLFKELSEEILKRNHILRFEARGGSMHPFIKDRDIIKIKKIDPKKLKKGDIIFFSSNDNKMIAHRIIKIKGSENKPLTFLTKGDACTNYDMEVPESKVLGKIISIERNGKEMSEENLLAQFKNFIISKISPFSFILYPVGQKAKKIGMTLLKK
- the cydC gene encoding thiol reductant ABC exporter subunit CydC; its protein translation is MIMEDKNKEMSRISIIWRLFKMIKPVTGKMLYAIFFGILNHLSNIAIITWGAYLISLFIIPDAEKPGTFSIALLFVFGLSKAVCSYLEQLGNHDVAFRLLAHLRTEFYKQIEPLVPAKLLDKRSGDVISRIGGDLEIIEVFFAHTISPFAIAFAVSLAVLIFMGMWWWVLPFVILPFQFILAVVIPIAWERYVRKTGQQIRSTLGETNAYLTDSLQGLETILLYNQGENRKKEIVKRGHYLNQLKGGHSSRQGWLFGVVNCLIMLANILTLIVSLKGYFSGNLSLQGVIVTTTASVSAFVPLFSVSVLSHYLTESFASAERLFKIIDEEPAVVEHPDSTDELPTRYDIEFKDVDFRYKKDAPLVLNKFNLTIPQGQCIAIVGESGCGKSTILKLLMRFWEYESGEIKIGGKDIRKISMRSIFDLMSVVAPDSHLFDMSIKENIALGKPDATDEEIMEAAKQASIHDFIMTLPKGYNTRIGELGDKLSGGERQRIVISRVLLKNPPILLFDEPTSNLDSYNENAIQETLNEITKDKTVIIVTHRLSLLANVDKAYRMENGKLTEFNIENFVKTPSSLPV
- a CDS encoding ABC transporter ATP-binding protein/permease, which produces MEKKYNIFSFGKASKGWTAVAVIANLILIATTVVLFDRIGFIVDKVYNGEITSLGDKLFLSAVLAMVAALVVKFFFSWVANKAVYTISSKVKVGARELMYSKIIELELSYRDVKKTGSLTSTAVEGVEQLENIFGLCIPQAFLSVIAPVGLYFYVKKINPSIALTLLLLVVFIPISLIFVRAWINRVSKKHWFSYENLHAYYLDSLQGITTLKTFGLVGKRKEEIGTKSENFRIRTMKLLYSNITSTLSMDIISMCGTAVGITLAIKYMQSGLLSIGSAAVIVLIAYEFFRPLRILGAYTHVAMQGISSSKSILELLNKEPDRHVLARRKGKKKIKGDNLDIRFEDVTFSYAEDRNPVLKNATFEIETGKITALVGESGSGKSTVANLIVRFYEPNSGRITVGGVPLSEIDPVDIRNKIAMVSQRTYLFHGSIRENLLIAKPDATDEELLEACKGAGIYDFVVSLPEKLDASLVEQAKNLSSGQIQRISIARALLKNAPILILDEPTSNVDSENEEKIQATLQEIAKTKTTLVIAHRLRTVRDAHKIMTLKDGKIVETGTHKELIEKNGVYANLVRTQNKYEQPAITS